Proteins from a genomic interval of Lolium perenne isolate Kyuss_39 chromosome 1, Kyuss_2.0, whole genome shotgun sequence:
- the LOC127300519 gene encoding malate dehydrogenase, cytoplasmic, whose protein sequence is MAAKEPMRVLVTGAAGQIGYALVPMIARGIMLGADQPVILHMLDIPPAAEALNGVKMELVDAAFPLLKGVVATTDVVEACTGVNVAVMVGGFPRKEGMERKDVMSKNVSIYKSQASALEAHAAPNCKVLVVANPANTNALILKEFAPSIPEKNISCLTRLDHNRALGQISERLDVQVSDVKNVIIWGNHSSSQYPDVNHATVKTSSGEKPVRELVKDDEWLNAGFIATVQQRGAAIIKARKLSSALSAASSACDHIRDWVLGTPEGTFVSMGVYSDGSYGVPAGLIYSFPVTCCGGEWTIVQGLPIDEFSRKKMDATAQELSEEKALAYSCLE, encoded by the exons ATGGCGGCGAAGGAACCGATGCGCGTGCTCGTCACCGGCGCCGCAG GACAaattggatatgctcttgttccgATGATTGCTAGGGGAATTATGCTTGGTGCGGACCAGCCTGTTATTCTGCATATGCTGGATATTCCACCAGCTGCTGAAGCTCTTAATGGTGTTAAGATGGAGTTGGTTGATGCCGCATTTCCACTTCTCAAGG GAGTTGTTGCAACAACTGATGTTGTTGAGGCTTGCACTGGTGTGAATGTTGCGGTTATGGTTGGTGGATTCCCCAGGAAGGAGGGAATGGAAAGGAAGGATGTTATGTCTAAGAATGTTTCAATCTACAAATCTCAAGCATCTGCCCTTGAAGCCCATGCAGCCCCGAATTGCAAG GTTCTGGTTGTTGCCAATCCAGCAAACACCAATGCTCTTATCTTAAAGGAGTTTGCTCCATCTATTCCTGAGAAGAACATCAGTTGTTTGACCCGCCTAGACCATAACAGGGCACTTGGTCAGATCTCTGAGAGACTTGATGTCCAAGTTAGTGATGTGAAGAATGTTATCATCTGGGGCAATCACTCTTCCAGTCAGTACCCTGATGTGAACCACGCCACCGTGAAGACTTCCAGTGGCGAGAAGCCTGTTCGCGAACTTGTTAAAGACGATGAATG GCTAAATGCAGGGTTCATTGCCACTGTCCAGCAGCGTGGTGCTGCAATCATCAAAGCGAGGAAGCTCTCCAGTGCTCTCTCTGCTGCCAGCTCTGCTTGTGACCACATCCGTGATTGGGTTCTCGGAACCCCTGAG GGAACATTTGTTTCCATGGGTGTGTATTCTGATGGTTCATACGGTGTGCCTGCTGGGCTTATCTACTCCTTCCCAGTAACTTGCTGCGGTGGTGAATGGACAATTGTTCAAG GGCTCCCGATCGACGAGTTCTCAAGAAAGAAGATGGATGCCACAGCCCAGGAGCTCTCGGAGGAGAAGGCTCTCGCCTACTCGTGCCTCGAGTAA
- the LOC127300525 gene encoding transcription factor MYB30 — MGRAPCCEKEGLRRGTWSPEEDQVLADYIAVHGHPNWRALPRHAGLLRCGKSCRLRWINYLRPDIKRGNFTADEEDRIIRLHQSLGNRWSAIAAQLPGRTDNEIKNVWHTNLKKRVEDDQKGTAAKGGEGRQKSRKQAKANSATADGEVKHEQLTASPERSSSSMTCSTVTVTDSAAASSLPADNAANTCASNGHELVKEVSSAVVIDDSFWSSTDLAEVMDLGALDTDLSLKMSSRNEDMEFWLNILHEAGEMRDLAIL, encoded by the exons ATGGGGAGGGCACCTTGTTGCGAGAAGGAGGGGCTGAGGAGGGGCACGTGGAGCCCCGAGGAGGACCAGGTGCTCGCCGACTACATCGCCGTGCACGGCCACCCCAACTGGCGCGCCCTTCCCAGGCACGCCG GGCTGCTGCGGTGCGGGAAGAGCTGCCGGCTGCGGTGGATCAACTACCTCCGGCCGGACATCAAGCGGGGCAACTTCACCGCCGACGAGGAGGACCGCATCATCCGCCTCCATCAGTCCCTCGGCAACAG GTGGTCCGCGATTGCCGCGCAGCTGCCGGGACGCACTGACAACGAGATCAAGAACGTCTGGCACACAAACCTCAAGAAGAGGGTGGAGGACGACCAGAAGGGCACCGCAGCCAAAGGTGGCGAGGGCCGGCAGAAGTCACGCAAGCAGGCCAAGGCTAACAGCGCTACTGCCGATGGCGAGGTCAAGCATGAGCAGCTCACGGCGTCGCCGGAGCGGTCGAGCAGCAGCATGACCTGCTCCACGGTGACCGTGACTGATTCAGCGGCGGCATCATCCTTGCCGGCCGACAACGCGGCCAACACATGCGCAAGCAACGGTCACGAGCTTGTCAAGGAGGTCAGCTCGGCGGTGGTCATCGACGACAGCTTCTGGTCGTCGACAGACCTGGCAGAGGTGATGGACCTCGGCGCCTTGGACACGGATCTGAGCCTGAAGATGAGCTCGAGAAACGAGGACATGGAGTTCTGGCTCAATATACTGCACGAGGCCGGAGAGATGAGGGACTTGGCCATCTTGTAA